ATTTGAAAGCAATCATAGCATATCCAATCTAATACGTCAAGAAGCGGCGTTTGGCCGCTTCTTGGAAAGAATCACTAGGATTAAAAATTTTTCTTTTCTATTTTTCTTACGTGATGCCGCGGGTGGGAGTTCTTTTGACTCGCTTTGCTCGTCTGCAAGCCTGGGCTGCCTAAAGGCAGCCCTTCAACTCCCACCAATAATTATTTTAAATTCTTGGTGCCGCGGGTGGGAGTTGAACCCACATGACCTTGCGGTCGCAGGATTTTGAGTCCTGTGCGTCTGCCAGTTCCGCCACCGCGGCATAAACTTCTACGATAAATCTATACATTTATCCACCCATTGTCAAAAAAAACTGATTTGCTAACCTATAAATAATGTCTGAAATTTCATCCGAAGCCTCAAATAAAACCCAAAGCATTTTTTGGATTGAAACCGATAAAATAAGTCCGAATCCGCTTCAGCCGCGGCGCGAATTTGATGAGGCAAAGCTCAACGATCTTGCCGAATCAATCAAACAATACGGCATTTTGCAGCCGTTGGTGGTGGTGCGTCAAGAGCGTGAGACCGGCGCGGGCATCGCGGTTGACTACGAGCTGATTGCCGGTGAACGTCGTTTGAGAGCGGCAAAGATAGCCGGATTGGCTCATGTTCCGGCAATGATACGAAGTGAGCCGGCCGACAAAGTGAAACTGGAGATTGCTTTGATTGAAAATGTCCAGCGTGAAGATTTGAATCCGATGGAACGGGCCGTCGCTTTCAAACAACTGATGGATAATTTCAATATGCGTCAGCGCGACGTCGGTTTGAAAATCGGGAAAAGCCGCGAATTCGTGGCCAATACTTTAAGAATGCTGTCTCTTCCGGAATATGTGCAAAAAGCGCTTGCTGACGGGCGAATAAGCGAGGGACATGCCAGGCCTCTTATGATGCTGTCCGAGCGGCCCGAAGAACAGGAAGCTTTGTTTAATGATATTTACTTCAAACGGCTTTCGGTCCGCGATGCCGAAAAAGCGTCGCGCCGAATCGCGGTTGAGCGTACGCGCAAGCGCGACGACATACCGGATGCCGAAACCCGTTCGCTTGAAGAAAAGCTGCGCGAAGCTCTGGGCACCAGAGTATATATAGAAAGGAAAGGCATCGGCGGAAAGATTTCCATTGAATTTTTTTCGGAAGACGAACTACGCACTCTGATAAATCAAGTTGCTTTGCATAGAACTCAAGAGGGCGCTGATTATGGAAGTGTTCGGCCTGAAGAAAAACTTGCTGAAAAAATACCGCTAAATGAGCCGGTTTCGGGTCAACCTTTTGAAGACGAATCTTTGGATTCTTTGCCTTCGCCGGAGTCCGAAATAAACATAATGACCGCTCAAGCCCGCCCCGAAGACCTGAAGGATTTTACGGTTTGATTTTCTCCGCTACCGATTGCACTCCGCTGATTTTTTTGATGCGGGTTTTTATGCGTTCAAGCTGTTCGGCTTTTTTGCTTCGGAATTTTATGGTGATGGTCGGATAATCATTGCCGTGCGCCGCGCTGGAGACGGATTCTATATTAATTCTGAAAGTGGCGAGCACCGCGGTTATATCTTTCAGGACGCCGACTCTATTTTTTACGACTATATTTAATTCAGCGGAGTCTTCGCCAATTTTTTTAGACGGATGAATTATGCCAAGCACTTTTTTTATGCGGTTTTTGGCTAAAGAAGTTTTTACAAAGGTCAGCCATTCGGCGCTGGGTTTTTTATTTTTTTGAGTTATGATTTCCACCACGCTTCCGGAGGATAGAGTTGACGATAACGGAGACATTTTGGAATTGATTTTCGCGCCGGCCGCGTGATTGCCGATTTCCGAATGGACATGGTAGGCGAAGTCCACGGGTGTGGCTCCCTCGGGCAGGTCCACGACATCGCCCTTGGGAGTTAAAACGAAGATGCGGTCTTTGAAAAAATCAATTTTTAAGGATTCCAAAAATTCTTCGGAATTTTGTTCTTTTTCAAATTCTTTTTGCCATGATTGCAGTTGTTTAACCCAGGCGAACTTTTGTTCTTTGAATTCGGCTCCGCCTCTAGGTTTGCCGGCTTCATCCCAGAACCAGTGGGCGGCGATTCCGTATTCCGCTTCGCGATGCATTTCCTCGGTGCGTATCTGAAACTCGGTTGGCTGTCCGTCAAGGCAAAATACCGTGGTATGGATGCTTTTGTAGCCGTTGAGTTTCGGCAGTGCTATATAATCTTTTATTCTTCCGGGCATGGGCTTCCATAATTTATGGATGACACCGAGCGCTGAATAGCAATCTTCCACGTTTTTTACGATTATTCTCAGCGCTACCAGGTCTAAAACCTTGCCCCAGTTCATTTCATAGCGCAAAAGTTTTTTCCATGTGCTGTAATAATGTTTAGCCCGAGCCGATACTTCAAGCGGTTTTATATGTTCGGCCGCCAGCTCTTTTTTGACCACCGGCATTATTTTTTTCAGGTATTTTTCTCTTTCGGGAATTTTGGCGCCAACTTCTTTTTTGACCCATTCGTATTCTTGAGGATAGACATAGCGGAAGGCCAGGTCTTCAAGTTCATTTTTCATCTCGCCCATTC
The genomic region above belongs to Candidatus Niyogibacteria bacterium and contains:
- a CDS encoding ParB/RepB/Spo0J family partition protein: MSEISSEASNKTQSIFWIETDKISPNPLQPRREFDEAKLNDLAESIKQYGILQPLVVVRQERETGAGIAVDYELIAGERRLRAAKIAGLAHVPAMIRSEPADKVKLEIALIENVQREDLNPMERAVAFKQLMDNFNMRQRDVGLKIGKSREFVANTLRMLSLPEYVQKALADGRISEGHARPLMMLSERPEEQEALFNDIYFKRLSVRDAEKASRRIAVERTRKRDDIPDAETRSLEEKLREALGTRVYIERKGIGGKISIEFFSEDELRTLINQVALHRTQEGADYGSVRPEEKLAEKIPLNEPVSGQPFEDESLDSLPSPESEINIMTAQARPEDLKDFTV
- a CDS encoding bifunctional (p)ppGpp synthetase/guanosine-3',5'-bis(diphosphate) 3'-pyrophosphohydrolase, with translation MVNASKNLGLSWSDFEQKLLAKNRGRFSKDDLALIKKAFEYASEAHRLQTRLTGEAYINHVTDVALDAASLKLDVKTVSAALLHDTVEDNVATMRDIKKKFGDEIAFLVRGVTKVDKLKYHGVERAAESMRRMFLAVAEDIRVVVLKLVDRLNNMKTLYVLPSADKQRRIATETLEIYASLADRLGMGEMKNELEDLAFRYVYPQEYEWVKKEVGAKIPEREKYLKKIMPVVKKELAAEHIKPLEVSARAKHYYSTWKKLLRYEMNWGKVLDLVALRIIVKNVEDCYSALGVIHKLWKPMPGRIKDYIALPKLNGYKSIHTTVFCLDGQPTEFQIRTEEMHREAEYGIAAHWFWDEAGKPRGGAEFKEQKFAWVKQLQSWQKEFEKEQNSEEFLESLKIDFFKDRIFVLTPKGDVVDLPEGATPVDFAYHVHSEIGNHAAGAKINSKMSPLSSTLSSGSVVEIITQKNKKPSAEWLTFVKTSLAKNRIKKVLGIIHPSKKIGEDSAELNIVVKNRVGVLKDITAVLATFRINIESVSSAAHGNDYPTITIKFRSKKAEQLERIKTRIKKISGVQSVAEKIKP